In the genome of Pseudoliparis swirei isolate HS2019 ecotype Mariana Trench chromosome 3, NWPU_hadal_v1, whole genome shotgun sequence, one region contains:
- the ublcp1 gene encoding ubiquitin-like domain-containing CTD phosphatase 1: MSVSVIIKWGGQEYSISSLSEEDTVRDLKQSIKTLTGVLPERQKLLGLKVKGKPAEDEVKLGSLKLKPNTKIMMMGTREESLEEVLAPPPDNDDVVNDFDIEEEVIEVENREENLAKIARRVKDYKVEEMNPPREGKGLLVLDVDYTLFDHKSCAETGQELMRPYLHEFLTSAYEDYDIVIWSATSMKWIDAKMKELGVIDNPNYKITFMLDSAAMITVHTPKRGVVEVKPLGVIWGKYEELYNRRNTIMFDDIGRNFLMNPQNGLKIRPFMKAHLNREKDRELYKLAQYLKEIAKLEDFSGLNHKHWERYLSKRQHH; the protein is encoded by the exons atGTCGGTATCAGTGATCATCAAGTGGGGGGGTCAGGAGTACTCCATCAGTTCCCTGTCCGAGGAGGACACAGTGAGGGACCTGAAGCAGTCCATTAAGACCTTGACTGGGGTGCTGCCAGAGAGACAGAAACTACTGGGACTTAAGGTCAAAG GTAAACCTGCAGAGGATGAGGTGAAGCTGGGATCTTTGAAGCTGAAGCCCAACACCAAGATCATGATgatgggtaccagagaggagagccTG gagGAGGTTTTAGCCCCTCCCCCAGATAACGACGATGTGGTCAATGATTTTGACATTGAGGAGGAGGTCATTGAAGTTGAGAACAG AGAGGAGAATCTGGCAAAGATCGCCCGCAGAGTGAAAGACTATAAGGTCGAGGAGATGAATCCTCCCAGAGAAGGCAAAGGGCTTCTGGTCCTGGATGTGGACTACACGTTGTTCG ATCATAAGTCGTGTGCGGAAACGGGTCAGGAGCTGATGAGGCCATACCTTCACGAGTTTCTGACATCAGCCTACGAGGACTATGACATTGTCATCTGGT CTGCTACAAGTATGAAGTGGATTGATGccaaaatgaaa gagctgGGGGTGATAGATAACCCTAACTACAAGATTACGTTCATGTTGGACAGTGCAGCAATGATCACGGTACATACCCCGAAGAGAGGCGTTGTGGAG GTGAAGCCCCTGGGAGTGATATGGGGGAAATACGAAGAACTGTACAACAGGAGGAACACCATTATGTTTGACGACATAGGACGAAACTTCCTCATGAACCCACAGAACGGACTAAAG atccGACCCTTCATGAAGGCCCATCttaacagagagaaggacagggaACTCTATAAGTTGGCACAGTACCTCAAAGAAATCGCCAAGCTTGAGGACTTCAGTGGACTCAACCACAAACACTGGGAGAG gtaccTATCTAAAAGGCAGCATCACTGA
- the il12bb gene encoding interleukin-12 subunit beta: MRALFLVVLYAGLCFASSVSDQENIELLMDNVLVVGIPYDKSSRVHVPLSCGESYENRPVVWKKDGEEIEPALQGNRVTVLVVGMDGGNYTCHLSPNGDYLNHTVIMTQIKPDNRTVILATQSPKLEKEGGHIHCSAANYNGSFHCHWSRMPPRSKAPVFLVKVERYLEKISCELDAGGSGITCKDAGCTYKEEQHRIVLSLYLRSASLLEAYTKTFYLREIVRPDALPNLHTSDGKLFSWSFPESWEKPCSFFSLEFDVKVVVPKGLLCDCDKDEAKLSDTTQETKFEVKVKEKKFVFCVRARDRLTNGPFSEWSMIKVNRRTDFLHRRRS, encoded by the exons ATGCGTGCATTGTTCCTTGTGGTCCTGTATGCTGGACTGTGCTTCGCCAGCTCCGTcagcgaccaggagaacatcGAGCTCCTGATGGATAATG TTCTGGTGGTGGGGATACCTTACGACAAGAGCAGCAGGGTTCACGTCCCTCTGAGCTGTGGAGAATCATATGAAAACCGGCCTGTGGTTTGGAAGAAAGATG GCGAGGAGATCGAGCCAGCTCTGCAGGGGAACCGGGTCACCGTCCTAGTGGTGGGCAtggatggaggaaactacacttGTCACCTCAGTCCAAACGGAGATTACCTCAACCATACTGTGATCATGACCCAAATAAAGCCAGACAACAGGACTGTCATACTTGCAACACAATCTCCTAAACTGGAAAAGGAAGGTG GTCACATTCACTGCTCAGCCGCCAACTACAACGGCTCCTTCCACTGCCACTGGAGCAGAATGCCGCCCAGATCCAAGGCCCCGGTGTTCCTGGTGAAGGTCGAACG TTATTTGGAAAAGATTTCCTGTGAGCTGGATGCCGGCGGCTCGGGGATTACCTGCAAGGACGCCGGCTGCACGTACAAAGAGGAACAGCACCGCATCGTCCTCAGCCTCTACCTGCGCAGCGCCTCTCTCCTCGAGGCGTACACAAAGACCTTCTACCTGAGAGAGATCG TGAGGCCGGACGCGCTCCCTAATCTGCACACCAGCGACGGGAAGCTGTTCAGCTGGAGCTTCCCCGAGTCCTGGGAGAAGCCCTGCTCCTTCTTTAGCCTGGAGTTCGACGTCAAGGTGGTGGTCCCCAAAGGACTGCTCTGTGACTGTGACAAAGACGAAGCCAAACTG TCCGACACCACTCAGGAGACGAAGTTCGAGGTCaaggtgaaagaaaaaaagtttgttTTCTGTGTGAGAGCTCGGGACAGATTGACCAACGGGCCATTTAGCGAGTGGAGCATGATCAA AGTGAATAGACGCACCGACTTCTTGCACCGACGGCGGTCATAA
- the ubtd2 gene encoding ubiquitin domain-containing protein 2: MGGCVGSHHDSSGSLNENSDGTGVTLGRNQPLKRERPKWKSDYPMTEGQLRSKRDEFWDTAPAFEGRKEIWDALRAAASAFESSDHLLAQAILDGASITLPHGALAECYDELGNRYQLPVYCLSPPVNMIEERSDELDGSDLDSGAADPSGDGGSGGECQLRLRLSTGRDLRLAVRSTDTVGMMKRRLHSQVGVAAATQRWFFSGRPLTDRLRLDQLNISRDYVVQVILSQPPPSEPPPPTTGHTAEASGPAAAEGAAKISQEPPPVEN, encoded by the exons tgACTCTAGGACGTAACCAGCCCCTGAAGAGAGAGCGGCCTAAATGGAAAAGTGACTACCCGATGACTGAGGGCCAGCTGCGCAGCAAGAGAGATGAGTTCTGGGATACGGCGCCAGCGTTCGAGGGCCGGAAGGAGATCTGGGACGCGCTGCGGGCCGCGGCCAGCGCCTTTGAGAGCAGCGACCACCTGCTGGCTCAGGCCATCCTCGACGGGGCCAGCATCACACTGCCGCACG GCGCTCTGGCTGAATGCTACGATGAACTGGGGAATCGATACCAGCTGCCGGTCtactgcctctctcctcccgtcAACATGATCGAGGAGCGCTCCGATGAGCTCGACGGGTCAGATTTAGACTCCGGGGCCGCGGATCCGTCCGGCGACGGCGGCTCAGGGGGCGAGTGCCAGCTTCGGCTCCGGCTCTCGACGGGCCGCGACCTCCGGCTGGCGGTCCGTTCCACGGACACGGTGGGCATGATGAAGCGCCGTCTCCACAGTCAGGTGGGCGTGGCCGCTGCAACCCAGCGCTGGTTCTTCTCAGGCCGGCCGCTGACTGACCGGCTGCGCCTGGACCAACTGAACATCTCCAGGGACTACGTCGTGCAGGTCATCCTCAGCCAGCCGCCGCCGtccgagccgccgccgccgacaaCAGGACACACGGCGGAGGCCTccgggccggcggcggcggagggagCGGCGAAGATATCGCAAGAGCCGCCGCCGGTGGAAAATTAA